One Solanum lycopersicum chromosome 4, SLM_r2.1 DNA window includes the following coding sequences:
- the LOC101246624 gene encoding protein neprosin translates to MVKIKKKDQSFLVLTLCLFFVMCEAHNLNYTKYKQVSNMRLERIQRHLDRINKPPLFTIQSPDGDIIDCVHKRKQPAFDHPLLKNHKIQKIPPEIPKLKTSVKTDAMMSRDVVSNNSKSAVIDWQLWHQNGTRCPAGTVPIRRSEVHDVLRAKSLYDFGKKKRHGLPIARRVDAPDVVSGNGHEHAIAYTGGSEEIYGAKATINVWEPSIEVVNEFSLSQIWVLSGSFDGSDLNSIEAGWQVSPELYGDSRPRLFTYWTSDSYQATGCYNLLCSGFVQTNSRIAIGAAISPVSSVEGSQYDVTILIWKDPKLGNWWMVFGDNTLVGYWPAELFTHLAERATMVEWGGEIVNSRANGEHTSTQMGSGHFGDDGFRKASYFRNLEIVDSDNSLSSAQDISILAENTNCYNIKNAYSTEWGTHFYYGGPGRNPQCN, encoded by the exons ATGgttaaaattaagaagaaagATCAAAGTTTTCTAGTCTTGACTTTGTGTTTGTTCTTTGTTATGTGTGAAGCACATAATTTGAACTACACAAAGTATAAACAAGTTAGCAATATGAGACTTGAAAGGATTCAAAGGCATTTGGATAGAATCAACAAGCCTCCTCTCTTCACTATTCAG AGCCCGGATGGAGATATCATAGATTGTgttcataaaagaaaacaacCAGCTTTCGATCATCCTTTGCTCAAGAATCACAAGATTCAG AAGATTCCACCAGAGATTCCAAAACTGAAAACGTCTGTGAAAACAGACGCGATGATGAGTAGAGACGTTGTAAGTAACAATAGCAAAAGTGCAGTGATAGATTGGCAATTATGGCACCAAAACGGAACGCGGTGCCCTGCAGGCACTGTCCCGATACGACGGAGTGAGGTTCATGATGTGCTTAGAGCAAAGTCATTGTATGATTTTGGTAAGAAAAAACGACATGGATTGCCTATTGCTCGTCGTGTTGATGCTCCTGATGTTGTTAGTGGCAATGGACATGAG CACGCAATAGCATATACTGGAGGGTCTGAAGAGATATATGGTGCAAAAGCAACAATAAACGTATGGGAACCATCAATCGAAGTAGTGAACGAGTTTAGTCTATCTCAAATTTGGGTTCTATCTGGATCTTTTGACGGGTCGGATCTTAATAGCATCGAAGCTGGCTGGCAG GTTAGTCCGGAGCTATATGGTGACAGCAGACCTAGATTATTTACATATTGGACG AGTGATTCCTATCAAGCAACAGGATGTTACAACTTGTTATGTTCAGGATTTGTCCAAACAAATAGCAGAATAGCCATTGGTGCTGCCATTTCTCCTGTTTCTTCTGTTGAGGGAAGTCAATATGATGTTACTatactcatttggaag gATCCAAAGCTAGGGAATTGGTGGATGGTGTTTGGTGACAACACACTAGTAGGTTATTGGCCTGCTGAGTTATTTACACACTTGGCGGAGCGAGCTACAATGGTGGAGTGGGGCGGAGAGATCGTAAATTCACGGGCCAATGGAGAACATACGTCTACACAAATGGGCTCAGGCCATTTTGGTGATGATGGATTTAGAAAAGCCAGTTATTTCAGAAATCTTGAAATTGTGGACTCTGATAACAGCCTAAGTTCAGCCCAAGATATATCAATCTTGGCTGAGAATACAAATTGCTATAACATCAAAAATGCTTATAGCACTGAATGGGGTACACATTTCTATTATGGTGGACCTGGTAGAAATCCACAATGCAACTAA